One region of Amphiura filiformis unplaced genomic scaffold, Afil_fr2py scaffold_85, whole genome shotgun sequence genomic DNA includes:
- the LOC140144833 gene encoding tubulin beta chain-like, producing MREIVHVQAGQCGNQIGSKFWEVISDEHGIDPTGSYHGDSDLQLERANVYYNEATGGKYVPRAVLIDLEPGTMDSVRSGPFGQLFRPDNFVFGQSGAGNNWAKGHYTEGAELIESVMDVVRKEAEGCDCLQGFQLTHSLGGGTGSGMGTLLISKIREEYPDRIMMTFSVAPSPKVSDTVVEPYNATLSVHQLVENTDETYFIDNEALYDICFRTLKLTTPTYGDLNHLVSITMSGVTTCLRFPGQLNADLRKLAVNMVPFPRLHFFMPGFAPLTSRGSQQYRALTVPELTQQMFDSKNMMAACDPRHGRFLTVAAMFRGRMSMKEVDEQMLNMQNKNSSNFVEWIPNNVKTAVCDIPPRGLKMSVTFIGNSTSIQELFKRISEQFTAMFRRKAFLHWYTGEGMDEMEFTEAESNMNDLVSEYQQYQDATADDSEYFNYSSTDSEEPGPEPGPEPGPEPDPEPDPGPGNGHGREV from the exons ATGCGTGAAATAGTTCATGTTCAGGCTGGCCAGTGCGGGAATCAGATTGGTTCAAAG TTTTGGGAGGTTATCTCTGATGAGCATGGAATTGACCCTACAGGTTCTTACCATGGGGATTCAGACCTACAGCTGGAAAGAGCTAATGTCTATTACAATGAGGCTACAGGAGGCAAATATGTGCCCAGGGCAGTTCTCATTGATCTGGAACCAGGAACCATGGACTCTGTCCGCTCTGGCCCGTTTGGACAGTTATTCAGACCAGACAATTTTGTGTTCGGACAGAGTGGCGCTGGAAACAACTGGGCTAAGGGACACTACACAGAAGGTGCTGAGCTTATAGAATCAGTGATGGACGTAGTGCGTAAAGAAGCCGAGGGTTGCGATTGCTTACAG GGTTTTCAACTCACACATTCTCTTGGGGGAGGTACAGGGTCAGGTATGGGCACACTGCTGATCAGCAAGATACGTGAAGAGTATCCAGACCGCATCATGATGACCTTTAGTGTTGCACCATCTCCGAAAGTGTCAGATACTGTTGTAGAACCATACAACGCTACCTTGTCTGTTCACCAACTTGTAGAAAACACAGATGAAACTTACTTCATTGACAATGAAGCCCTTTATGACATTTGCTTTCGTACCCTGAAACTGACAACACCAACATACGGTGATCTTAACCATCTTGTTTCAATCACCATGAGCGGCGTCACGACCTGCTTAAGATTCCCAGGTCAGCTCAATGCTGATCTACGCAAGCTTGCTGTCAACATGGTACCATTCCCACGTCTCCATTTCTTCATGCCTGGCTTTGCCCCTCTGACCAGCCGTGGTAGCCAGCAATATCGTGCTCTTACTGTTCCAGAGCTGACCCAGCAAATGTTTGATTCCAAGAACATGATGGCTGCATGCGATCCTCGTCATGGGCGCTTCCTTACAGTTGCTGCTATGTTCCGTGGCCGCATGTCCATGAAGGAGGTTGATGAGCAAATGTTGAATATGCAAAACAAGAACAGCAGCAACTTCGTAGAATGGATCCCCAACAACGTGAAGACCGCTGTCTGCGACATCCCGCCTCGCGGCCTCAAGATGTCGGTCACTTTCATTGGCAATAGCACATCCATTCAGGAGCTGTTCAAGCGTATATCTGAGCAATTCACCGCTATGTTCCGTCGTAAGGCTTTCTTACACTGGTACACTGGTGAAGGTATGGATGAGATGGAGTTCACCGAAGCTGAGAGCAACATGAATGACTTGGTGTCCGAGTACCAACAATACCAGGATGCAACAGCAGATGATTC